The DNA window GCCGACGTCTCCCAATCCAAACATTGGTGGTCATGTGACCGACCACGGGTAGTGTACTGGTAATAAAACTCATAGGGGCAGGGCTCTAATGCCTTTTTTTCCTCCGTGAAACCAGACAGATCAAGCTCAAATTGTCTGACTGCGCTTTCGTAAGCAGTCTGTTCAGATTTAATCTGTTCCTGTGTTTTCTTTGTCCACGAAAATACTGGATTTTCTGGACGAATCAATGCCAAGGATTGTTGCCTTTCTTCCGCTTCACTGGTCGTGGCCAACAGGAGCGGTTGTAAAAAGGATGCCCGATGTTGTGGTTTCATTTCTTTTTCTGGACGAACAGTTTCCTCGTTGATACGCCGGCTCTCAGCCCTATTGTCCTTTCGTGGAACTTGCCACTCATATGAAACCCATTGCCAACGTTTAAATTTTTTCTCATCCTGCATGAAACGGAACCGGACTGGATACTGCCTGCGCCAGATTTTTTCCTCTGTGACACCGGCGCAACACACAAGTTCACTGTGACGTTTGCCCAAATGCGGCAGTGCTTTGGCAAGGATCAAAACCCGTTCGGTTCCGGATTTCTGAATGTTTTCCATTGGCATTACGATTTTCAACTCCGATATTCTTCACAACCAAGTTCCATCCTTCCTTTAATTTAGCAGCAACAACGGAGCGATGACAAGACCTTGGATCTCTTTCATAGCAGAGCAGGCAACTTGTAGCGTCAGATGCGAGGGCTGCTGCCCTATTCAAGTCATGGAGCGCTACCGTGGATGCCATGTGATGCAGGAAAATTTCCCTGAACAGGTCCATTTTGCCTGTGCGAGCCGCTTCCCTGCCCTCTTTTGGGTCTCCGAGTCCACGCAAATGCACGTACCGGATACCATGTTCAAGAAGCGAATCGGTGAGCACTTTTTTGGAAAATCCTTTTCGCCTTGAAATCGGTACCTCGCGAACATCGATAAGGCAGGCAATGTGTTTTGCCTTTAAGGTGAAAATAAAATCTTCCTGGTTTGCTCCTTCATATCCGATCGTGAATATCTGATTTACAGACATGGATTGTTCTACCTTTAATTGCATGGATTACAATAGAAATTATCGGGGCCCAGCAGCCGGTCCTGCCCGGGCGAGAACGACAGGACCTCAAGCAATTGCCGCAGCGAGGCCAGACACCCATGGACATCACCGA is part of the Magnetococcales bacterium genome and encodes:
- a CDS encoding DUF488 domain-containing protein — protein: MSVNQIFTIGYEGANQEDFIFTLKAKHIACLIDVREVPISRRKGFSKKVLTDSLLEHGIRYVHLRGLGDPKEGREAARTGKMDLFREIFLHHMASTVALHDLNRAAALASDATSCLLCYERDPRSCHRSVVAAKLKEGWNLVVKNIGVENRNANGKHSEIRNRTGFDPCQSTAAFGQTSQ